A genomic region of Gemmatimonadota bacterium contains the following coding sequences:
- a CDS encoding ABC transporter permease, protein MNDIRYAIRQLLASPVYSLVALLTLALGIGVNGALFSIVNSILFRPPGYADPATLVDVYETSPGFRYSTTSYPNYQDVRDQNAVFSGVALFQLQTLGFSRGDLTKSVWTEVVSGNYFEVLRVPIAIGRGFDPAEHDVTGAPAVVVLSHGFWTREFGADPRVVGTTVRLNGMPFQTLGIAPPEFRGMVRGLIAEVFVPAAATAYLFPGSTFLTARGNHNSFMRARLKPGVTAEQAASNLTGLAESLGTMYPETNGGRTLLVVPTSKVTLNPAIDGAVAGVSLGLLVVPGLVLIIACANLATLLLTRAAGRRREIAVRMALGASRGQIIRQLLAESMVLSVAGGLVGLLVCAWLASILIRFQPPVGVPLSLDVVIDWRVLLFTGVIAIGTGVVFGLVPALRASRPDLQVDLREGSRGSAARSRLRSGLVAGQLAVSAVLLVGSVLMLRGLRGAAAVDLGFAPAGAATLMFDPQQQGFANERSQAFIKRFVERLRGIPGVSAVSTTTRPPLNLNVNSNEIVAEGAEPPNGRYPEVQRAHVGSQYFKTLGATLVAGRDFSEQDRGGQPNVVVVNEAAAALLWPGKEALGRRLSTRGSTTWREVVGVVKNIKVVTVGEEPTPQIFYPLYQSFDSPTVVIARGTGSPATLAVTMRSTLKELDAAMPVMSTGVLTDQVGTALFPVRLAAMLLTVLGLAGLAIAAVGLYGIIAQGVVARTRELGIRIALGAEPNAVRGMVLREGLQLAVIGLAVGLAIAALASRVLSTWLYGVSPYDPVAFLAGPLVLLAVAAAACLIPARRATRVDPVTALRAD, encoded by the coding sequence ATGAACGACATTCGCTATGCCATTCGGCAGTTGCTCGCGTCCCCGGTGTACAGCCTGGTGGCGCTGCTGACTCTGGCCCTCGGGATCGGCGTCAACGGTGCCCTCTTCAGCATCGTCAACTCGATCCTGTTCCGGCCGCCGGGGTATGCCGACCCGGCGACGCTGGTCGATGTCTACGAAACGAGCCCGGGGTTCCGGTACTCGACGACCTCGTATCCGAACTATCAGGACGTCAGAGACCAGAACGCGGTGTTCTCGGGTGTGGCACTGTTCCAACTCCAGACGCTCGGGTTTTCGCGCGGCGATCTGACCAAGTCGGTCTGGACGGAAGTGGTGAGCGGGAACTATTTCGAGGTGCTCCGGGTCCCGATTGCCATCGGCCGGGGATTCGATCCGGCGGAGCACGATGTGACGGGGGCACCGGCGGTGGTGGTGCTGAGCCACGGGTTCTGGACCCGCGAATTCGGAGCCGACCCCCGGGTGGTTGGGACGACGGTCCGCCTCAACGGCATGCCCTTTCAGACCCTGGGCATCGCCCCGCCGGAGTTCCGCGGCATGGTGCGGGGGCTGATCGCCGAGGTGTTCGTCCCCGCCGCCGCCACCGCGTATCTGTTCCCCGGTTCGACGTTCCTCACGGCCCGAGGCAATCACAACAGCTTCATGCGGGCCCGCCTCAAGCCCGGCGTGACGGCGGAGCAGGCGGCATCGAACCTGACCGGGCTCGCCGAATCGCTCGGAACCATGTATCCCGAAACGAACGGTGGCCGGACCCTGCTCGTGGTGCCGACCTCGAAGGTGACCCTCAACCCCGCGATCGACGGCGCGGTGGCCGGCGTGTCGCTCGGTCTGCTGGTGGTGCCGGGTCTCGTCCTGATAATTGCCTGCGCCAACCTGGCCACGCTGCTCCTGACCCGGGCGGCCGGCCGGCGCCGGGAAATCGCGGTGCGGATGGCGTTAGGCGCGAGTCGGGGGCAGATAATCCGGCAGCTGTTGGCCGAGAGCATGGTCCTGTCGGTCGCGGGCGGCCTGGTAGGTCTCTTGGTGTGCGCCTGGCTCGCAAGCATCCTGATTCGTTTCCAGCCTCCCGTTGGTGTTCCCTTGAGCCTCGACGTGGTGATTGACTGGCGGGTTCTCTTGTTCACCGGCGTGATCGCAATCGGCACCGGCGTGGTGTTTGGGCTGGTTCCGGCGCTCCGGGCCTCCCGGCCGGATCTCCAGGTTGACCTTCGGGAGGGGAGTCGCGGCAGCGCGGCCCGGTCCCGGCTCCGGTCGGGCTTGGTGGCCGGGCAGCTGGCGGTGTCGGCGGTTCTTCTGGTCGGGTCGGTCCTGATGCTTCGAGGGCTTCGAGGGGCCGCGGCGGTAGACCTTGGATTCGCACCGGCCGGCGCGGCCACCTTGATGTTCGATCCGCAGCAGCAAGGCTTCGCCAACGAACGGTCGCAGGCGTTCATCAAGCGATTCGTCGAGCGGCTTCGGGGCATACCGGGGGTGTCGGCGGTCTCGACGACCACCCGTCCCCCGCTCAACCTGAACGTCAACTCCAACGAGATCGTGGCTGAAGGCGCCGAACCGCCGAACGGCCGGTATCCGGAAGTTCAGCGGGCCCATGTCGGGAGCCAGTACTTCAAGACTCTCGGCGCCACGCTCGTGGCCGGCCGGGATTTCTCGGAGCAGGACCGCGGGGGTCAACCGAACGTCGTGGTGGTGAATGAGGCGGCGGCCGCGCTGCTCTGGCCCGGCAAAGAAGCCCTTGGCCGGCGCCTTTCGACCCGCGGATCGACCACGTGGCGGGAAGTTGTCGGGGTCGTCAAGAACATCAAGGTCGTGACCGTTGGCGAAGAACCAACCCCGCAGATCTTCTACCCACTCTATCAGAGCTTCGACTCGCCGACCGTGGTCATCGCCCGGGGCACCGGGAGTCCGGCTACTCTGGCTGTGACGATGCGCAGCACCCTCAAGGAACTCGATGCCGCCATGCCGGTCATGTCGACCGGGGTTCTGACGGATCAAGTCGGGACGGCGCTGTTCCCGGTTCGGCTCGCGGCCATGTTGCTCACCGTGCTCGGTCTGGCGGGCTTGGCTATTGCCGCGGTCGGGTTGTACGGGATCATCGCCCAAGGCGTGGTGGCCCGGACTCGTGAACTCGGGATCCGGATCGCGCTCGGCGCCGAACCCAACGCGGTTCGCGGGATGGTGCTTCGCGAGGGCCTCCAACTGGCGGTGATTGGGCTCGCGGTTGGTCTCGCCATCGCGGCCTTGGCGAGCCGGGTCCTCTCGACATGGCTCTATGGCGTGAGCCCGTACGATCCGGTGGCCTTCCTGGCCGGACCCCTCGTTCTCCTCGCCGTGGCGGCGGCCGCGTGCCTGATCCCGGCCCGTCGAGCCACCCGGGTCGACCCGGTCACCGCCCTCCGGGCCGACTAA
- a CDS encoding HAMP domain-containing histidine kinase, with product MRHTLRSLAKAPGFTFVVVEVGWSDLGDSIELVVQDEGPGLASTTNLFVPFYTTKPSGSGIGLVFCRQVAEAHGGHLVLRNRPDRKGCEALLTIPKRLAAGV from the coding sequence CTGCGGCACACTCTTCGGAGCCTGGCCAAGGCGCCCGGCTTCACGTTCGTCGTGGTCGAGGTCGGCTGGTCCGACCTGGGAGACTCGATTGAGCTCGTCGTCCAGGACGAAGGGCCCGGATTGGCCTCCACGACCAACCTGTTCGTTCCGTTCTATACCACCAAACCGAGCGGGTCTGGCATCGGGCTCGTGTTCTGCCGGCAGGTGGCCGAGGCGCACGGGGGCCACTTGGTGCTCCGGAATCGGCCGGATCGCAAGGGCTGCGAGGCGTTGCTGACCATTCCCAAACGGCTCGCGGCCGGCGTCTAG
- the rsgA gene encoding ribosome small subunit-dependent GTPase A, which yields MRPLSRRRTRCSRPVRRRPAVYPVGSDRPQSRRTRRIGAPGVGPRPRRCRETVGRPVLIRRQGRARSSHSRSAGGVVTRDKGLVLQRSGSTYRVATGAGEIVAALRGKLKHEDKRRVVVGDQVLLEAGGITGTEPRRNVLERRSVNGRSSRTVAANLDRVLVLTAATQPKPIVSLIDRLLAIAEANEIPTGLVITKIDLAGHADLSRRFRNAGYHVWPASIRTGEGIDALAEELRGRVTLLTGPSGVGKSSLLNRIQPGLTLPTQEISAKIERGKNTTVSAIMVPLDGGGFLVDTPGFSDVGLAGIEPRELARCFPEFRNLIDLCKFPDCRHLIEPSCAIRAAVAAGTVDPTRYESYAGLLDELTGAPRHWE from the coding sequence GTGCGCCCCCTATCTCGACGACGAACCCGATGCTCGAGGCCTGTTCGGCGCCGCCCTGCTGTTTATCCGGTGGGATCCGACCGGCCACAATCCCGTCGGACACGTCGAATCGGAGCACCTGGCGTGGGGCCACGACCCCGCCGATGCCGAGAGACGGTTGGGCGCCCTGTCCTTATTCGACGTCAAGGCCGCGCTCGATCAAGCCATTCTCGATCGGCCGGAGGGGTGGTAACCCGCGACAAGGGCTTGGTGCTGCAACGATCCGGCTCGACCTACCGGGTTGCCACCGGAGCGGGAGAGATCGTCGCGGCGCTCCGGGGCAAGCTGAAGCATGAGGACAAGCGCCGGGTGGTCGTCGGCGACCAAGTCTTGCTCGAAGCCGGCGGGATTACCGGGACCGAGCCGCGGCGGAACGTGCTCGAACGCCGAAGCGTCAACGGCCGGTCTTCTCGGACCGTGGCGGCGAACCTTGACCGAGTGCTCGTCCTGACCGCTGCGACCCAGCCCAAGCCGATCGTGAGCCTGATCGACCGGCTACTCGCCATTGCCGAAGCCAATGAGATTCCGACCGGCCTGGTCATTACCAAGATTGACCTTGCCGGTCACGCCGATCTCAGTCGCCGGTTTCGGAATGCCGGGTATCACGTGTGGCCGGCAAGTATTCGGACGGGCGAAGGGATCGATGCCCTCGCCGAGGAACTTCGGGGCCGGGTCACCTTGCTGACCGGCCCGTCGGGGGTTGGGAAATCGAGCCTCCTCAATCGAATTCAGCCCGGTCTGACCCTGCCCACCCAGGAAATCTCCGCCAAGATCGAGCGAGGAAAGAACACCACCGTGAGCGCCATTATGGTGCCGCTCGACGGGGGAGGGTTCTTGGTCGACACCCCGGGCTTCAGCGACGTGGGCCTCGCCGGCATCGAGCCTCGGGAGTTGGCCAGGTGCTTCCCCGAGTTCCGGAATTTGATCGATCTTTGCAAGTTTCCGGATTGCCGCCACCTGATCGAGCCCAGCTGTGCCATTCGCGCGGCGGTCGCCGCCGGCACCGTGGACCCGACCCGGTACGAGAGCTATGCCGGCCTGCTCGACGAACTCACCGGCGCCCCCCGTCACTGGGAATAA
- a CDS encoding nucleotide pyrophosphohydrolase, translating to MSLRECQQRVDGWISRFEEGYFDPLTNMARLSEEVGELAREVNHRFGQKTKKKDEAAGDLGMEMADILFVLICMANREKIDLQEAFDRMMEKVDTRDTTRWTLKGSALGARDSALG from the coding sequence ATGTCCTTACGTGAATGCCAGCAGCGAGTCGATGGGTGGATCTCGCGGTTCGAAGAGGGTTATTTCGATCCGCTGACCAACATGGCCCGGTTGTCCGAGGAGGTCGGCGAACTGGCTCGGGAGGTCAATCATCGGTTTGGCCAAAAGACCAAGAAGAAGGACGAGGCCGCGGGTGACCTGGGCATGGAGATGGCCGACATCTTGTTCGTGCTGATCTGCATGGCCAACCGCGAGAAGATCGACCTTCAAGAGGCGTTTGACCGGATGATGGAGAAGGTCGACACCCGGGACACAACTCGGTGGACCCTTAAGGGCTCAGCACTCGGCGCTCGGGACTCGGCACTCGGCTAG
- a CDS encoding amidohydrolase, with protein MTRSLVGLSLLLAGCAPRPGVDRIVVGKVWTGDAANPEAQAIALAGDSIVAVGDSATVLTLAGSNTERIEAGSGLVMPGFIDDHVHLFAGGFQLASVDLRDAATPAEFTRRIKAFAATLKPGEWITGGDWDHELWPGTPLPDRAWIDSVTPNNPVFVSRLDGHMSLANTAALVMAKVDRSIQEISGGEIVRRPDGELTGVLKDNAGNSVLGAMPAPSPSQLDSALARAGRHAASLGVTAMSSVSTSWPEVAAVKRAHQAGTLKFRVSHYLNLAEWRSVAESLRANGPGDGWIRVAGVKGLLDGSLGSTTAYFDEPFTDKPGTSGMLTTPIPSLNEWVTGADSAGLQVVVHGIGDRANGELLDAFQAAADKNGPRDRRFRIEHAQHLRPRDLPRFAELGVIPSMQPYHAADDGRWAEKRLGPVRIKTTYAFRSLLDAKARLVFGSDWTVAPLSPILGIKAAVTRETIDGRKVFVPDERISMPEALRAYTVDNAYAMYWEGRIGQLKPGFKADLVVIDRDLLTIPAAAIDQAKIRVTVVGGTVVYRAP; from the coding sequence ATGACCCGATCCCTCGTCGGACTCAGTCTTCTCCTCGCCGGCTGCGCCCCTCGGCCCGGGGTCGATCGGATCGTGGTGGGAAAAGTGTGGACCGGCGATGCGGCGAATCCGGAGGCCCAAGCCATCGCGCTGGCCGGCGATTCGATCGTTGCCGTCGGCGACAGCGCTACGGTGCTCACACTGGCGGGTTCGAACACCGAACGGATCGAGGCCGGTTCCGGCTTGGTGATGCCGGGGTTCATCGACGACCATGTCCACCTGTTTGCCGGCGGGTTCCAGTTGGCCAGCGTTGACCTGCGTGACGCGGCGACCCCGGCGGAGTTTACCCGCCGAATCAAGGCCTTTGCGGCCACCCTGAAGCCCGGCGAGTGGATCACCGGCGGAGACTGGGACCACGAGCTCTGGCCCGGCACCCCACTGCCGGACCGGGCCTGGATCGATTCGGTCACGCCCAACAACCCGGTGTTCGTCTCCCGGCTCGACGGCCACATGTCCCTCGCCAACACGGCCGCGCTCGTCATGGCGAAGGTAGACCGGTCCATCCAAGAGATTTCTGGGGGCGAGATCGTCCGGCGGCCCGACGGTGAGCTGACCGGGGTGCTCAAGGACAACGCCGGCAATTCGGTGTTGGGCGCGATGCCGGCGCCGAGTCCGTCGCAACTCGATTCAGCGCTGGCCCGCGCCGGGCGTCATGCCGCGTCGCTGGGTGTAACCGCGATGTCGAGCGTCTCCACGAGCTGGCCGGAAGTGGCGGCGGTCAAGCGGGCCCATCAGGCCGGGACGCTCAAGTTCCGGGTGTCGCACTACCTCAACCTCGCCGAGTGGCGATCGGTGGCGGAGTCCCTTCGGGCCAACGGCCCGGGCGATGGCTGGATTCGAGTGGCGGGTGTCAAAGGCCTGCTGGATGGATCACTTGGCTCGACTACCGCCTACTTCGATGAGCCGTTCACCGACAAACCGGGAACGAGCGGCATGCTTACGACTCCGATCCCGTCCCTCAATGAGTGGGTAACCGGCGCGGACTCAGCCGGCCTGCAGGTGGTCGTGCACGGCATCGGCGACCGGGCCAACGGCGAACTGCTCGACGCCTTCCAAGCGGCCGCCGACAAGAACGGACCCCGGGACCGGCGGTTTCGGATCGAACATGCCCAACACCTGAGGCCTCGCGATCTGCCCCGGTTTGCGGAATTGGGCGTCATCCCGTCGATGCAACCCTACCACGCGGCCGACGACGGCCGCTGGGCCGAGAAGCGGCTCGGACCGGTCCGGATCAAGACCACCTACGCCTTTCGTTCCCTACTCGACGCCAAAGCCCGGTTGGTGTTCGGGTCCGACTGGACGGTGGCGCCGCTCAGTCCGATCCTCGGGATCAAGGCGGCTGTTACCCGGGAGACCATCGACGGCAGGAAGGTGTTCGTACCCGATGAGCGGATCTCGATGCCGGAGGCGCTCCGGGCCTATACGGTCGACAATGCCTATGCGATGTACTGGGAGGGCCGGATCGGCCAACTGAAGCCGGGATTCAAGGCTGATCTGGTGGTCATTGACCGGGATCTCCTGACTATCCCTGCGGCCGCGATTGACCAAGCCAAGATTCGGGTCACGGTGGTCGGCGGCACGGTCGTCTACCGCGCCCCATGA
- a CDS encoding dehydrogenase, producing MATRTSHRARTSAKLEKADLLDMYQMMLLSRRIDDKEIQLKRQSKIFFQISGAGHEAVLAAAAKVFRPSYDWFYLYYRDRALCLGLGMTATEMLLSAVGAADDPNSGGRQMPSHWGHKDLNIVSASSPTGTQFLQAVGAAEAWLRYSQNEAIADRDQHTNADEVILVTTGDGTTSQGEFWESLNTACNLKLPIVYLVEDNKYAISVPVEVNTAGGSVSKLLTGFPGLFIQEVDGCDPLASYDVMQKAVEYARQRKGPALVHAHVIRPYSHSLSDDEVFYRPTSERDDDAHRDPVFTFPKYLIAQGIATEQEIEQIKQAVEEEVEVATQTALASPQPATDTIYRYVYSPDVDPTSEQFDTEDDPQFQGDPTTMVDLLNGCMKDEMSRDPRIVVFGEDVADVSRDQYLGQVKGKGGVFKVTFGLQKEFGSNRVYNSPLAEANIVGRAIGLATRGLKPVVEIQFFDYIWPAYMQIRDELAILRWRSNNDWPAPVVIRVTYGGYLKGGAPYHSQTGASVFTSVPGLRVICPATALDANGLLRTAIRCEDPVIFLEHKHLYRQAYNKAPNPGPNFMIPFGKAKVVREGTDLTVVTYGATVQRSLVAAKAMEEEHGTSVEVIDLRSLSPVDWDTIYTSVKKTNRVMVVYEDALSWGYGAEIAARIADETFGYLDAPVRRVASTDTFVAYAPELEEVILPQADRIKREMEELLRF from the coding sequence ATGGCGACTCGCACTTCGCACCGCGCCCGCACCTCCGCCAAGCTCGAAAAAGCGGACCTTCTCGATATGTACCAGATGATGCTCCTCTCCCGGCGCATCGACGACAAGGAAATTCAGCTCAAGCGCCAAAGCAAGATCTTCTTTCAGATCTCCGGCGCCGGCCATGAAGCGGTATTGGCGGCGGCCGCGAAGGTGTTTCGGCCCTCGTACGACTGGTTCTACCTCTACTATCGCGACCGGGCCCTCTGTCTGGGCCTCGGCATGACCGCGACCGAGATGTTGCTCTCGGCCGTCGGCGCGGCGGACGATCCGAACTCGGGCGGCCGCCAGATGCCCTCGCACTGGGGCCACAAAGACCTCAATATCGTCAGTGCCTCGAGTCCGACCGGCACCCAGTTCCTCCAGGCGGTCGGGGCCGCCGAGGCCTGGCTCCGGTATAGCCAAAACGAGGCGATTGCCGATCGGGACCAGCACACCAATGCCGACGAAGTCATCCTCGTCACGACCGGCGACGGGACCACGAGCCAGGGCGAATTCTGGGAATCGCTCAACACGGCCTGCAACCTCAAACTTCCGATCGTCTACCTCGTCGAGGACAACAAGTACGCCATTTCGGTGCCGGTCGAGGTCAACACCGCCGGTGGCTCGGTGTCGAAACTCCTGACCGGATTCCCGGGTCTCTTCATTCAAGAGGTCGACGGCTGCGACCCGCTCGCGTCCTATGATGTCATGCAGAAAGCCGTTGAATACGCCCGCCAGCGCAAAGGTCCGGCCCTGGTGCATGCGCACGTGATCCGGCCCTACAGCCATTCACTGTCCGATGACGAAGTGTTTTATCGCCCGACCTCCGAGCGGGATGACGACGCCCATCGCGATCCGGTCTTCACTTTTCCGAAATACCTGATCGCCCAAGGCATTGCCACCGAGCAGGAAATCGAGCAAATCAAGCAAGCGGTCGAAGAAGAAGTGGAGGTGGCGACCCAGACCGCCCTCGCCTCGCCGCAACCGGCCACCGATACGATCTATCGCTACGTGTATTCCCCGGACGTCGACCCGACGTCGGAGCAATTCGATACTGAGGACGATCCCCAGTTCCAGGGCGACCCGACCACCATGGTCGATCTCCTCAATGGGTGCATGAAGGACGAAATGAGCCGCGATCCCCGGATCGTGGTGTTCGGCGAGGACGTGGCCGACGTCAGTCGGGATCAGTATCTCGGACAAGTCAAAGGCAAAGGCGGCGTCTTCAAGGTCACCTTCGGCCTCCAGAAGGAGTTTGGGAGCAACCGGGTCTACAACTCGCCTCTCGCCGAGGCCAACATCGTGGGCCGAGCCATCGGGCTCGCCACGCGGGGCTTGAAGCCGGTCGTCGAAATCCAGTTCTTCGATTACATCTGGCCCGCCTACATGCAGATCCGCGACGAACTGGCGATCCTCCGATGGCGGTCGAACAATGATTGGCCCGCCCCGGTCGTCATTCGGGTGACCTACGGCGGATACCTCAAGGGCGGCGCACCCTACCACTCGCAGACCGGGGCGTCGGTCTTCACCTCGGTGCCTGGCCTTCGAGTGATCTGTCCGGCCACGGCCCTCGATGCCAACGGGCTGCTCCGGACCGCCATTCGGTGCGAAGATCCGGTCATCTTCCTCGAGCACAAGCATCTCTATCGCCAGGCCTACAACAAAGCGCCGAACCCGGGCCCCAACTTCATGATCCCCTTCGGCAAAGCGAAGGTGGTTCGGGAAGGAACCGATCTGACGGTCGTCACCTACGGCGCCACGGTCCAGCGGTCACTGGTCGCCGCCAAGGCCATGGAGGAGGAGCACGGGACCAGCGTCGAGGTCATCGATCTCCGAAGCCTCTCGCCCGTCGATTGGGACACCATCTATACGTCCGTCAAGAAGACGAACCGCGTCATGGTGGTGTATGAGGATGCGCTCTCCTGGGGTTACGGGGCTGAAATCGCCGCGCGAATCGCCGATGAGACGTTCGGGTACCTCGATGCCCCGGTCCGCCGGGTGGCCTCCACCGATACGTTCGTGGCGTATGCCCCTGAACTTGAAGAGGTGATCCTCCCACAGGCCGACCGGATCAAACGTGAGATGGAGGAACTGCTGCGGTTCTAA